TATTTTGTTACACTATGAACACAACTTCTCAAAAGTATTATTCTATTACTTTCAAACAGCAATTTCAGCAGAATCACACATGAATCCAGGTAAGATATGCTGACCTCCATATGTGGTATAACCACCACATCACTTGGATAAACACcatattttcctctgaagcaaAAACCAGGTTTTCTTTAGTACTCCAAATGACTTGTAGCTGCATCTCATGAAAATACTATTTCAGGCTGATCTCTTCTCCAATGCATGCTCTTCTGAAACAAAGATCTGGACTGACCACTGTCAACCTTATCAAAGTTAAGGTGAAAGCAGATTTTCTTGCATTTAACTCACTAAAAACATTCCAAGAAAGcttacttttaaatttcttcttctatAGCAGTATGTCTGTAGAGGTTTACTGTGGACTCAAAATACTGTGCCATAATGCTCAGAAAAACTTCCCAGTGTTTCTCTGCACTTACAATGGCTATAAACTCACTACTGGTAATACTTGCCTAAATATAAAAGATTTTATAACAAAATCTAACTAGTAAAATTCTGTCCATAGCCATTGTTCAGtggcatttcctgctgctggctgaaaAATTAGAGCCTGTGTTCCATCCCTTGCCTATTACAATAGAATCCATCtaaaaaaaatactcagttGGCCAGTGGAAAACTTCTAGTATAGGTTCTTTCAATACTACAAGCATTTATTTGCTGCCTGGCAAATACAACCCATTGTAAATGCCATGGTTACCCAGAATGGGTAGAAAGTCTCACACACTGGACAGTTCTGCTAACTAGAGTTAAGGTCATCCACTGACTTAGCCTCTCCCAAAGCTGGCCCTTGCAAAAGCCAGCACAAGATACCACGAATTCCAAAAGCTGCCAACACTAGGAGTGAGTCTTAGAATAAAAACAGACACAGCTAAAAGACAGCACATCAAAGGAGCTTCCCATTTACTGAACATGCTTAAAAGTAGAAAACAAGGTTAAGCAGAACAACCTTAGCATTTCCACATGTAGCTAGAACTTTCCTTACAGGTGGAAATAGCATCAATGCCTTCCATCACCAGCCGTATTAATAAAGACCTGCTCCATTATCTGTAATTTATGCATTAGATGCATATTTCAGAATCTTCCTAACTTCATTTCTAGACACAATGaaaatgtgtgtgtctgtatctTGCACTCATGACATCAAGACAGTCTTTCCCTTAACCAAACCCATGCCAAACAAACGAAATATGAGGGAAGGGTAAAGCATCAGTGTCCTAGAAAGCTCCTAAATGGAACTGAAAGCTACAgcaaaaacacatttaaaacaagTTTCACACAAGACCCACAGGCTCCTACAGACATCTTTAGACAAGCATTTCCAATGCAGTTACAAGTCACCTGACAGGTCAGAGAACAAGTTTCCCCTCTGGAGGACAATCAGCTCCCCTCACTCTGGTCATCCCAGGTCAGCGAGTTAAAATTTCTCAACAGGCTTTTGAAAGACAAATCATGCATTTCATTAATACTGTCTGAAACAATACCAGTAAGCAACAGCCTATAGAATACAATATGCTACATGTATGATTACATCACCAACAAGgcttcaagaaaataaaatctgttccGTGTTTGTTGAATTAAGATTTTGCTTTTACTGAACACATTTatgaaaaactgtaaaatttaagaataatttaacaaatgccagattttttttcaaaataatagaaaaaaatctgctctgctAACAGCTGTGTTCAGTgtaaaaggaacaaaattctcacagaatacattaaatacaaattaattcctctaggttttccattaaaatacaCATGGGCTAGCAAACAGCTTTACTTTGTGCACAGTCCATAGGTATTTGTCCTTCACACTAAAAAGAAAGAGTTAAAGCTTGGTTACAGGTGCGAGTGAGAAGTTTGCTGCCAATTTGACCTtgtttttgtgttgctttttggCTGGGCTGTCCGTTGCTTCTTTGTTTACTTGGGTTTCAGAGGACTGACAGGGAGGCACTGAAGCATTCTCTGCGGTGTCAGACACCACAGAACCAGAGATcagcttttcttcagctgtggTAACAattgtctgtttttcttcttctgttaaAATCATTAtctctaaaataaataagacaACTCAATTTGCTGAtgatctggggttttttttaataatatttctctgctgttaGGCAATAAAATACTCAGAATTCATCAGCCTGATTTGTATCACCAAACGGAGACAAACTTACCTGGGAGGGGTGCAGGGCGTTCCTCAAACTGAATGAGGTCTGCAGACTCAAGAACCACGGGATCAGGTCTCAGTTGGGGGGatggcaggcaggaagggacTGGCTCACACAGGAGATCAACAGGAGATGTGTTTGTGAGGCAAAGAAGTTCTTGCTCTGTTTGATTAGAAACTACAAAAATAAGGGAACATCTTTCAGAGCATCTGTAAGCTGAGAAGGTGTCACTACTGCCACAGGTAAATGTAAAGTCTCCAGATGCAAAATCTGAGGATTTCAGAACTATGTTCTGTTTGAAATACTAACATTAACCTAATTTAATTCATGCTAACTAATCTCAGATTCGTTTGCTGTATCAAGAGCATCTGAATAAATTCTCATCAGAATACAGGAGACACTGcaagcagaagctgctgctgacccCCTTTTCTCATGTGCATAGACTTCAATTTCCACCAAATTCACCAATactgcttccctgggaagcagTACCTACAAGCTCCCTccatatacatatacacacacacacacatatatacatatatttatagaCTAGCAGCTCAGAACACAAGCTTAACCACAAACTCAGAAGTTCAACAAGTTTTTAAGCCAAAATGCATATTTACACAAGTTCAGATATACCAACTCACCTTTCCCCATGTTGCTTAAATTATTCTGCTTATTTCCCCTAAGACAATAAATTCCTTATATAAACCAACTTTGATTACCATTGCTAGGCCCTCCTAGATTTAGTTCCATTGAGGAAGTGGATCCTTGGGTCTCCATATTATGTCCATTATTATCAGCAGGTTGATTTCCATGATCATCTACATGATCAGCAGGGGGAAAACTAGGTGAGCTAAAACGAGCTGCAAAAAGGCAAGTTCATTTGGTTAGTTAACTCAAGCTGCCtcttaaaaaatagaaaagaaaactaaGATATTGCTCAAAATTGAAATGGCTTACTTTTCATATCATTCTTCAGGACTACAATTCTCTTATGGCCATGTCCTTTAATCCAGACCACCTGTTAAGAAGGAAGCAGGGTTGAACATCAGCACTTGCTCACTGCCTTTCATCCAGCTTTGCACTGACATGACTTCCAACAGTAAACTAAAGCACATTGCTAAGTTGTACTACACTACTCAAGTAAAGGCTCAAATAATTGATACCAAAGGAAACTATAGTGCCAGAAAATATACTAAATAATTATGAATGAAACTAAATCTTTAAAACATGGaactgaaaaaattcctttttgtcaCTCTTTAGAAAGATTGGCTTACTTAAAGGAAATGCTGTAGCCACCAACTATGTCACAGAATTTTCCCAGAGCATGTAAGATATGTGGATGACAAGAACATGGGACTTCTGACAAGGTCCCAGAATTCACTCCCAAACCCAATAATGCACTCTGATCAAAATGAAGGTTCAGTACTGTACAACCATTCATtcacacagacagaaaatcaATTCTCTTACTTAGAGATGCCAGGGATGTTTACAGCCTTACTAGGAACAGTTGTTAAGCAAAATTTCACCAAAACATGTGTGCTGGTTCAGTTTCTTCTCTAGATTTCTCAGAAgtgtattaaaaatacaactgGTATAAGCTTCTCTGAAGAAGGTAATTATTCCAGTAAGTCACCACAACTAACAGAAACTGTGGTTGTGTAACTACTTTTAATCCATACAGAAATCTCTATGTAACTGTGCAAAACGGAGTTCTTCACACCTGTGGAATTGCTCCCAAGAGCTCTTCTAAATTATTGCATCCATATGCTTTAGGCTGCAGCACTTCTCCTGTGTATTTGCTGTATGCTACTGGGAACTCGTGAAGAAAAATTTGCTGATAATGGTAGGTGTGAAGTAAGGACCTCACATTCTTTGCAAAAACATACAGATTTGTAAGCTTGACATATTCTTCTGCTGCACCATTGGTAAAAACctagcagaaaaagaaaaaaggagaaagaattaAGAGCACACACTTCCACAGCCTCTAGGCACAATGACTTTTCAAACATATTAGAAAGGCAAGAGCTTACACACCTCAACCAAGTAAGGCAGACTCTTCAGGAGTTCAGTTAAGGTCATAAATCCATATTCACATGGATTAAGTGAAGTACTGTGGACTGTTTCATAATGTTGCTTAAGCTGCTCTACTGAGAGCAAGGATGTTCCATCCCAGGACATCAGCAAGACCAGCAACTGGGCAGTCAGAGTCCGCAGAGATTTTCTATTTATCAGCTGAATTTGCTTGCCAGATTCTGTGTCAACCACCTGGAAAAATTAATTGGGAAAGAAGTTAGGGACACAGAAGagactgaattaaaaataagttcTATAGCTGGGGCTTATTTGAGCATCTGATATTTCCCTAGTGAAAGACACACAAAATCAAGCACCCTATTACaagtaaatatttactttaaatatACAAAATCTGAACATCTGTGCAGCAGTTTCTGTCCATTCTGTAGGTATGATTTTACTCTGTTACAAGCCAGCTGGTCCTGACTGAGCTCCAGCCTAACACCAGCTGCTAAGTCAACAAAACTGGAGCAACTAAACCAATGTGCCCACATCTGTGTAACTGCAACCTCTCTTTTCCACCGGCATAGAAGACCACCTATGTATTTATGTTCAGAGTCAGACTCAAGCCacagctaaaaaagaaaaaagtagagGAATTGAAAGCATTAGAAGACTGAAAACTACTACAGTTAGCAGAAAACTTCTTCACAGATAGAAGTcaggtggggaaaaaaccaatTTGTACTGTTAAAATAAGTACTAGAATAGAATCTATCACTTATCATTTCTTAAATAAACGTGAGTATTCCCAGAGAATGCTGCAAGGTTACAAAGGAGCAAAGAGAACATCATAAGAATATAGAAACTACATTTAAAACCCTTTTGGAATTTCCCCTTCCTGACTTAAGGCTGTACTCCAGAAACAACATTTCATTACAGGTACTGAGCCATGTCCTGTGAGGTGGAAAACTCCTTAACACAACCTTCCTCACGTTCCAGAGTGTCAGAACCAGGACATGCCTCTGACTGCCCTGGATGGCTTGAGAtcctggcagggggctcagagaccctggcacagagtCAGACACCTGTGCCTTTGACTTCaacccatggaaaaaattaccaacTTTGTGTGAAGATTTACAAGCCACAAGAGTTTGAGTAGAGTGATAGttaatttgtcacagggtgaaaaagtagaatttcgGAGATTTAGAATGGGGGCTCAAGAGGCAATATGGAGGAATCTGGGCGTCGGGAATCTTCCTTCTTCTTGccctccatcttctgctgtgatggtgacacttttggattggtttagagtagagacagactgtctaacataggtgataggtactggaaaattattgtaaataaagtacatgTAGTTCTTAGTATAAAAAATAACACCACCCCAAGGGCAGTCAGTATGCCACAAACTGACCTGCCAGACAGACCTCAGTGGGTCAGACAAAGAACGTATTTGATAAGAgacaataaacaaccttgaaaagCAGAGCCAACGAATCTCGACCTTTTCTTCGGTCACGGGGCAGGGAAAAAAGGACTTGCTAACACCTCAGGAGTCATCACAAGCACAGAATCCCGTCacagagggacagcagccaggccaaAGGGTTACCTTCACAACGTGGCAGAGTTTCTGCATGAGGGCCGGCACGGAGCTGACGTCGAAGTCGTGCAGGCGCAGGGCGTAGCCGAAGGTCCTGCTGTACTCGGGCAGCAggtcagccagcagcagggcattGTCCTTCTGAGCCCGCAGCAGCTTCACCAACTGCGCCGCCACCGCCTTCACCTGCTCCACCTCTGTCAGCGCCAGAATCTTCTCCTCCCCACACTCCAGCACCTACAGAACACAAGCGACACTTTGCTGAGGTGACCGATGCAGTCTGGGCGAGCTAAGTGTAAGCTGCAGCTCCAACTCAGGGcctgcaggcagggatttgCTGTGCACCAGGACTCAGCCACTCAAAAGCTGTTTGTACAGCAAGCAAAACCATGTAACATCTGAAATATAACAGGACAAGCAGAGAAattgtttacttttttaaagcaaattgaACACAATTATAATAAAACTTAGCTCCAATTTTGAGGCACTGAATTTTGTTTGAATTTGTGAACAAACAGCCTCCTGAAAGTGCTCAAAACCATGGACCATTTTACCAAAACAGCATTAAGATTTTCTTAAATACAGCTGTCTAAACATTACAGGTGCAGAGTTTATAACTCACACTAAAGTTTATGAGAAATATAACCCCTGCTGAAACAGTTGTATACATTCCAGAAAAATGCTTTAGCCCAGCTTATGATTTTGAACTTACAAGTAAGACATCTGGTATGGCTTCAAAGAGTTCAAGTAGCTTTGTAAACCCATAGTAAGCGAGTTTGCACTGGCGCCCAAAGTGGTGGTGGTAACAAGGAATAAATTTATTGAAGGGCATTCGAAAATGGGGCTGGTGCCGCAGCAGATCCACCACCTCCTTGGAAAACTGCTTGGTTCTTTCAATTTCCTCCTGGGTAcgctctaaaataaaaaaataaagcaagagcTACATCCCAACGTGCTTATGAAATGCAACAGAATACAACAAGCAAACACAGTGACTGGTTTTCAGCATGTTCAAGTCACTCTTCTTCTACCACTGAGACCTTTACTAGGCTTACATGTTCAAAAGTTCAAAATAGTCAGGTTATCAGGCCTTACGAAGGTTTTTAAATGGCCAAATATGTCAGTGCTTTTTCCTGTATGAAAACAATCCACTGTCTAATCACTCCACAGAAAGCACACCTACATGCAGAAGTTGTAACactattttatgttttctgccACCTGTTTTCCTGTTCTATTTTAAGTGTTCAGAGAATGACATTCTTGACTTGCTAGAACTTAGCAACTTGGTTATAAAGGTAGAAATACaattataaaaaaatccaagtcaCTCCTACATGTTTGAGTTACTAAAACTTTGGAACAGTCAAAGAACCAGCAGAAGAAACTTTCATGGACATACCTCTTTTAGGAATACAAATCACCATTTCATTGTCTTGCTGTGACAAACAGATGGTTGTATCTGGAATTTCTGATATAATATCAGCCAGTTCACACACTCCATACTCAGTAACATCCCAGTCCTTAGAGAAACAcctgaaagtttaaaaaaattgtgtgtAATATAAGTATTAATTCATGCTGTGGAggcaaaaaaatacattttctggcGAGCTGAGAAAGTAAGCCTCAAATCCTAAAAAACATAAGGACAATTTCCAGGATGATATTGGCAATATCATCCTGGGAAACAAAGGGAAACTAGGAATGCATTCTAGCCAGAGAAGTAAGATTTACTGTCATGTGAACAATCAGTGTAACAAAGCTGTACATACCAACCAGTGGTTTTAAGTGCTTTAGGAAACATGTAATTGCGCTGTGTATACAGCTCCAGCTGGCTGCACTTCTACAGAGGATTCTCTGGATTTGCTCAATAGTTACAGCCATACACTCTTTTAAGCAAGAATAGGTCTCAAGAGAAGGCAGAGACCATCTCCTGGAAAACATCTTATTAAGCTTCTCAGTACGTGTAATGTATTGAAATGTGTTTTACTCTTCCCACTTGTCCAACCAAAACCTCTCAGGAGCAAGAACACTTCACAAACATTCTTATTCAACAAGTGGCCAGCGCTGACTGTACATTAAATAGATTCATAAATAACCAATAATGTGTTTTTGCCAAGAGTGGAAATAGGACAGTACACTCCCAAGAAGGAGCTGTTGGCACATGATTAACAACAGCACACATGTAAAGGTAGATTCACAGGTTCACCCTAAGATGCCATGGTTTATTTAAAGCACATAACTATTACTTTCTATCTTCCTATTAAAGAAATCATCAATCTCTgttcttaaaaaacccaaataaaacccTACTTTTTATGATGCTAGCACAGAGGGTTCCAGACAGGTATGACTCCCAATTTTTGCCACTGCTAGATCCAGTTAAAGCAGTAAAAGTAACTCCTGGTAGTTAATCTAttcattttatatttccttctgaagaaaGCCTAAGGTAAGCTTTCCCTTTGCTGCTCATGTTAATGTGCCATGACCTATTTGCTTAAATCCAACGCTGCAGTCATGGCTTCAAAGAGAACTAATGAAATACAATAACCCATTTCCCACCCCAATGAAGTTAAGTGAACCTAAAGTATTAAAGGGAGGAATAAAATATGGCAGagagcttttaatttttgttttcattggaaGTGTGAACTTCCATATTGCAATGAAAAGGCAATGTAGTTGCCACAGTTTTGTTTTGAGATTTTAAGTGCTGACTCCTCTTGCTCTAGGTATTAAAATCACCATTAATAGACAGACCCTGCACAGTTTCATTAGAGTAACTTACCAGTGATAGGCCTGCAAGAATTCCCTCACAATAACTTGCTTGCTGGCCTGGGACTTGAGCAGCTTCAGTAAATCTTGAGTGAAGCGCTTCACCTGAGCTCTGTGCGTGAGCGTTAACAAGCGTTTGGAACCCATGCCAAgaatctgaaagaaaatcagatCCGGTCACTCACACCCAGCACCCTCaggaaaagatatttaaaagccAATATTAATATAGGTAGGCTAGAAAAAGAATATAGTAGAGACAGCATCTGGAATGGCAGCCTCATGAGGCCACCCACTTTCTGTATTAAGAACTATGGCCTTGAGAAATTCAGTACTTCATCCATGCGTGCTACTGCAACTTCTGCACATTTGCACTCGttatttaaaaatccttcaACCAAGTGCTGTTCAAAGTTGTAAGTGAATGTGACCACAGGGGTTGTGTAATAAGGTTACATGACTTATTTCTCACAGAAATCCCTTCAAGCCACAGGCAACACACCTCAGCCCAACTCATGAGCACTCAGCATTTGTAAGTGTTCTTATGCTGGACACAGCACAGTTAAACTTTTACCCAAGCACCAGCCGTAGGTTAAAAGCAGCTTCAAACTTTATTCCTGAGGTTTCCCCAAAGTTGTTTTGAAAGGGTGGGCATGGAAATAGCATCTCAAAAAAGAACACACCCACCAAAGTTCAGTCAACCAGCTCTTTCAAGGGGCACTAGGTATTGCTCAGCATCTATTCTACAACAGCAACCAGGAATTCAGatggctgcagccacaattcctcAGGTCAGAGTGGCCAGTAGCACATCACTCACCTGCAGCACATGAGGcactgcctccagcagctccattaGTTTGGAATAGCCATAGTCAGACACTCTGCATTGCTTGGCAAAGTGGTGATGGTAGGTTGGGATGAATTTGCTGACAGGGATGACACAGGATGGTTGGCTTTTGAGCAGATCTATCACTTCTCGACTGAACTGAATGAGCTGGGGATTACCTACAGGGCTCTTGGAACGCAGAAGCCAAGGATCTACAAACCAAAACGTTGTATTATTATACTTTCCACAAGTACTCTTCCATGAAACACTTAACTTTACTTATGGATTGAAGCATAGGAGAAAAGTATGAACATTCAAGCTGTAAGTTTCTTCTCATAAAAAGTTTCAACAATTatacatgtttattttattagcaGAACGTATTAGCTTAAATTTTTAGCATAAATAATTAGTTAAGAGAAAAAGTTTTAAGCAGAAATACCTGCAGTAGGAGGTGGGGGTTTGTTATGTATCCATTTGATAACTTTAATGCCATTTTGGGCAGTGGCAATGTTAACTCCAGGAACACAGGTAATCAGATGTTCTAAGGGAACACCACCTTGGCCTTCTGGCACCATTTCAAGATCATTGAACTCTGACATGTAACAATCAGGAAAACTATGGAGGCAAAAAAAAGCTTCCATTATGCACTAAAATATCATTATAATTGTcataaaaatagtatttaagACATTTCATGAGTAAGATTTTAACACCTTACTGACAAATTATAGAAATCTTCATAAAACACGTATTTTAAATAAGTGCTGTTTTTGCTAAACAAGATTTTTAGAAGTGATCACCTCACAGTGTATTCATTTGCTCTAAAGGATACCATTTTATGTAAGAACTGAGTTTATATACAACAGGTAATTCCCAAAAAGCTTTAAGTCTTCAACCTATCAGACCTtactaaaaagagaaattaaaatactctaCCTTAGTAAAGGCACAGTACCCTCATGTGTCTGTAGAAGACTGTGAACTTGGGGAGCAAATGTCTTCAgagacaaaaccacaaaaggaATTCTGTAACTATCTGGATCAAACTCATGTTCACTGTAAAAATAAGAGGTTCAGGTTTTTATGCTTACTCTACACACAGCTTTAACATAATATCTGTGCTCacataaatattaaacattatGCTATATGCACATAATATACTGCTACTAGTGACAACAGCACTTGTAGTACAGTACAACCaactttcttaattttttccccGAAACAAATGCAGCTACAGCAAATTTCCAGAAGTAACATTTAGAAGACCATATTTTTATTACccaataaaactttaaaattatattttagcaGCACATACCAGGCAGTTAACAATAATCACCTAATAACTGCTCTACTAGCACAACCTGGCAGCTGTtgaattaaacaaaaaactTAATACATGGCTTCAAGAAACCTGTAACTCCCTATGAATCACTTAGGAATCACTAAATATAGCTGGAGGACAAAATCTGCAACAATTACATAATGAAATTCAGGTAATAGAAGCCTCTAGTATGTATAACCCTCCTACATAACCAGAGGAATGCAGGGAACCTTCCAGCTCCCATTAAAGAGGTGCTCAATCCTGGCAGCTGTGCTAGAACACACCAACCCATGAGAACTGTCTAGAAAACCCACTGGCCCATCTCACTACTTTCTGTCTTATACTTGTAAACATATGAGGAGTGATTAGAGCACATCATGAGCACACACACCTTGACTTTAATATACTGGCTCACTATAAATGCtgttcaaatatttgaaatatttatagtATTTTATACACAGCTTACATAAAGTCTTTATTCAGGCAATGCTGCTTACAAACAGGCTCGTGATATTCCAGCTCTTCAAATATTATTGGGCTGCAGTTTGCTGAGGAGCCATCGTGGGACTGTGAGGATCCCAAGGGGCTCTGCCTGGcttggctgctgggcaggaggcacACGAGCCTGCCACTTCCCTGGTCACGGATGGCCACGGTGTCCGTGAGTTTGTACAAGTCCGAGACAATCAACTTACGGCCAAACCTGAGGGAGACATTGAAATAAAGGCACTTTATAAAGGCAATGCTGTCATCtgccttttttgtttaataaacagGAATATGCTAGAAACTATTAGATGCAAAACGTTAAGGTAACTAACCTATTCAATCAATGCAGAAGAATTGAGTAAAATCCTGAAAGTAGAACCCTCTAAAAAAGGCCAGTTTTGCCATAATTGCCTCTGGGTACAAAGTATGCTGCGGCATCTAAGAGCAAGAATGGGTAATTCTCCATTCTGCTACTCTAAGTCACTGCAAACAATCATACATGATCAGATTCTTTTTTTAGAAGCATTGAAAAGGAAACCACCAGGAACTTACTTTTTTTCATAGATTTCTATGAATTTGAACACAGGCAAGCAACAAGCAGGTGCATCCTGCAGAATGGACATTGCTTCTGAGCTGTAAGAGAGGTTTTACAGCATTagcacaaaattaatttgctgtTATTAGACTCCAGTCTAAATTAGCAAGGTATTTACAGATGCAGTTTATGAACTATACATAAAACAGGATAAAGTGTGTTCCCTTCCATTCCAGCACTATAAAAGTTGTCATTTTAGATCAGGGAGCACAAGTAGTAACATTTCTGCTAATTCATCAGGTCATGTCTCTGAAGGAGTTGCAGATTTCAGAAGTGATGCTAAAATCTGAGCACctataaaatgcaataaaactgCAGCATTAGAAGTTACCAGTCTGGTCCTTACATTACAAACTTTGAAGAGGGAAGAATGAAATAAAGCTGTAAATTATACAATGGCAAGTAGCACATAATTGTAGAATAGTTACATTCTGTGAATAAATGATGGCAACTTCTTTCCTAATGCTTTCattcagtaagaaaaaaaccaaatacttGTATTCTCACTAGTGTAGCACTTTGAAGTTGTATCACATTCCAGGTAGCAATGAAATGCTGTTGGTGTTTTCAACCGTGTACCCATCCTCAAAAGCTAAATTCATACACACTTTCttggaagaaagaagaaataaagatgcCCAGAATAATCTTAACCCAGCTgcacaaattaaattaatggtATATCAGTACTATGCAAGAATAGTAGCA
This genomic window from Motacilla alba alba isolate MOTALB_02 chromosome 14, Motacilla_alba_V1.0_pri, whole genome shotgun sequence contains:
- the MARF1 gene encoding meiosis regulator and mRNA stability factor 1 isoform X2, coding for MENKKAAVELKDASSPHAGSKLFPAVPLPDVHPLQQQQLQLSPGPKVSCCAHGSDSSCTPQMHCGGGGGGNLIHPGTILDSKSTGTITCQVGSGFAYQSASSLKNPPARSNLAGISSEFSGMCVENSVSSCQHLACCGKLHFQPCHGNVHKLHQFPALPSCPSSGYFPCPEFTTGAAGHLDEHVAQPELPPRVCANPLHLNVVPPVCLKGSHYCTDCLSKPTRNSLVDAAKIWPNIPPPSAQTAPVPIPICNGCGTKGTGNEKSLILASSLGKSPQKYGSPEVAVTGQVLENLPPIGVFWDIENCSVPSGRSAVAVVQRIREKFFKGHREAEFICVCDISKENKEVIQELNNCQVTVAHINATAKNAADDKLRQSLRRFADTHTAPATVVLVSTDVNFALELSDLRHRHGFRIILVHKNQASEALLHHAHELICFEEFISDLPPRLPLKMPACHTLLYVYNLPTNRDSKSVSNRLRRLSDNCGGKVLSISGSSAILRFLNQESAERARKRMENEDVFGNRIVVSFTPKNKELNETKSSSFVGTDKVKSPKKINKNTKLCLLNKDSNDQSAGTKGSAGRGFQIHGSVIKPTNVKSLQELCRLESKNASRNTENQQEHLREQIPSPQSNSNAAISVSLATKKMGAGESSSKNSQKKETSASRSITSSPVDKKDKDETVFQVSYPSAFSKLTASRQLSPLLMSQSCWSSRSMSPNLSNRSSPLTFNIVNHTSGTDCPDPFANGADIQISNIDYRLSRKELQQNLQEIFSRHGKVKSVELSPHTDYQLKAMVQMENLQEAIGAVNSLHRYKIGSKRIQVSLATGAASKSLSLLSSEAMSILQDAPACCLPVFKFIEIYEKKFGRKLIVSDLYKLTDTVAIRDQGSGRLVCLLPSSQARQSPLGSSQSHDGSSANCSPIIFEELEYHEPVCKQHCLNKDFIEHEFDPDSYRIPFVVLSLKTFAPQVHSLLQTHEGTVPLLSFPDCYMSEFNDLEMVPEGQGGVPLEHLITCVPGVNIATAQNGIKVIKWIHNKPPPPTADPWLLRSKSPVGNPQLIQFSREVIDLLKSQPSCVIPVSKFIPTYHHHFAKQCRVSDYGYSKLMELLEAVPHVLQILGMGSKRLLTLTHRAQVKRFTQDLLKLLKSQASKQVIVREFLQAYHWCFSKDWDVTEYGVCELADIISEIPDTTICLSQQDNEMVICIPKRERTQEEIERTKQFSKEVVDLLRHQPHFRMPFNKFIPCYHHHFGRQCKLAYYGFTKLLELFEAIPDVLLVLECGEEKILALTEVEQVKAVAAQLVKLLRAQKDNALLLADLLPEYSRTFGYALRLHDFDVSSVPALMQKLCHVVKVVDTESGKQIQLINRKSLRTLTAQLLVLLMSWDGTSLLSVEQLKQHYETVHSTSLNPCEYGFMTLTELLKSLPYLVEVFTNGAAEEYVKLTNLYVFAKNVRSLLHTYHYQQIFLHEFPVAYSKYTGEVLQPKAYGCNNLEELLGAIPQVVWIKGHGHKRIVVLKNDMKTRFSSPSFPPADHVDDHGNQPADNNGHNMETQGSTSSMELNLGGPSNVSNQTEQELLCLTNTSPVDLLCEPVPSCLPSPQLRPDPVVLESADLIQFEERPAPLPEIMILTEEEKQTIVTTAEEKLISGSVVSDTAENASVPPCQSSETQVNKEATDSPAKKQHKNKVKLAANFSLAPVTKL